The proteins below come from a single Azospirillum thiophilum genomic window:
- a CDS encoding thiamine pyrophosphate-dependent dehydrogenase E1 component subunit alpha, with protein sequence MAQNPFPLGKDDLLTAYRTMRTIREFEERLHVDFAKGDIPGFVHLYAGEEACATGIMMHLNDNDRIASTHRGHGHCIAKGVDVHAMMAEIYGRSTGACRGKGGSMHIADLSKGMMGANGILGAGAPLICGAALAAKVRGDRGVGITFVGDGASNQGTFLESLNLAAVWNLPVVFVVENNGYAESTAMEWAVSCDSYVDRATGFGMPGVTVDGTDFFAVYEAAGEIIRRARDGGGPALLECNMVRFYGHFEGDAQTYRAKGELEAIRASRDCLTILSERLIEAGVIARAELQAIDGEVNALIEDAVRAAKAAPLPAASDLLTDVYVAY encoded by the coding sequence ATGGCCCAGAACCCCTTCCCCCTCGGCAAGGACGATCTGCTGACCGCCTACCGCACCATGCGGACGATCCGCGAGTTCGAGGAGCGGCTGCATGTCGATTTCGCCAAGGGCGACATTCCCGGCTTCGTCCACCTCTATGCCGGCGAGGAAGCCTGCGCCACCGGCATCATGATGCATCTGAACGACAACGACCGCATCGCCTCCACCCACCGCGGCCACGGCCATTGCATCGCCAAGGGCGTCGACGTCCACGCCATGATGGCGGAGATCTACGGCCGCTCCACCGGCGCCTGCCGGGGCAAGGGCGGATCGATGCACATCGCCGACCTGTCCAAGGGCATGATGGGCGCCAACGGCATCCTGGGGGCCGGGGCGCCGCTGATCTGCGGGGCGGCGCTGGCGGCCAAGGTGCGCGGCGACCGCGGCGTCGGCATCACCTTCGTCGGCGACGGCGCGTCGAACCAGGGCACCTTCCTGGAGAGCCTGAACCTCGCCGCGGTGTGGAACCTGCCGGTGGTCTTCGTGGTGGAGAACAACGGCTATGCCGAATCCACCGCGATGGAATGGGCGGTGTCCTGCGACAGCTATGTCGACCGCGCCACCGGTTTCGGCATGCCGGGCGTCACGGTGGACGGCACCGACTTCTTCGCGGTGTACGAGGCGGCGGGCGAGATCATCCGCCGTGCCCGCGACGGTGGCGGCCCGGCGCTGCTGGAATGCAACATGGTCCGCTTCTACGGCCATTTCGAAGGCGACGCCCAGACCTACCGCGCCAAGGGCGAGTTGGAGGCCATCCGCGCGTCGCGCGACTGCCTGACCATCCTGTCGGAACGGCTGATCGAGGCCGGCGTGATCGCGCGCGCCGAGTTGCAGGCCATCGACGGCGAGGTGAACGCGCTGATCGAGGATGCGGTGCGCGCCGCCAAGGCCGCGCCGCTGCCAGCGGCGTCGGACCTGCTGACCGACGTCTACGTCGCCTACTGA
- a CDS encoding YaiI/YqxD family protein, with product MASPKVEIYVDADACPVKAEIYKVAGRTGCKVWLVANAPLRLPTECMAELVVVGAGFDAADDWIAERAGPTDIVVTADIQLADRCVKRDAVVIGPTGRPFTADSVGSALATRALMQDLRDMGVVGGGNAPMSQRDKSQFLQTLDHAVQALKAGRRPKFR from the coding sequence TTGGCCAGCCCCAAAGTCGAGATTTACGTCGATGCCGACGCCTGCCCGGTCAAGGCGGAGATCTACAAGGTCGCCGGCCGCACCGGCTGCAAGGTCTGGCTGGTCGCCAACGCGCCGCTGCGCCTGCCGACGGAATGCATGGCCGAGCTTGTGGTGGTCGGCGCCGGATTCGACGCCGCCGACGACTGGATCGCCGAGCGGGCCGGCCCGACCGACATCGTGGTGACCGCCGACATCCAGCTGGCCGACCGCTGCGTCAAGCGCGACGCCGTGGTGATCGGCCCGACCGGGCGCCCCTTCACCGCCGACAGCGTCGGCTCGGCCTTGGCGACGCGGGCGCTGATGCAGGATTTGCGCGACATGGGCGTGGTCGGCGGCGGCAACGCGCCGATGAGCCAGCGCGACAAGTCGCAGTTCCTGCAGACGCTGGACCATGCGGTGCAGGCGCTGAAGGCGGGGCGGCGGCCGAAGTTCCGGTGA
- a CDS encoding 2,3-butanediol dehydrogenase: MTTDSMTANTTMKAAVWHGRKDIRVEDVPLPGAPPAGWVQIKVHWCGICGSDLHEYVAGPVFIPVDKPHPLTGLKGQCILGHEFSGEIAALGDGVTGFTVGDRVAADACQHCGECYYCKHGMYNICERLAFTGLMNNGAFASLVNVPAELLYRLPDGFPTEAGALIEPLAVGMHAVKKAGSIVGETVVVVGAGTIGLCTIMCAKAAGAGRIIVLEMSAARKAKAMEVGATVVLDPKECDAVAEVKALTGGYGADVSFECIGHRDTAKLAIDVIRKAGKAVLVGIFEEPSSFNFFEIVATEKQVIGSLAYNGEFADVIRFIADGRIDVQPLITGRIALDDIVSGGFEELVAHKDRNVKIIVQPGQPGRVAALAAEPELVH; this comes from the coding sequence ATGACCACCGATAGCATGACCGCCAACACGACGATGAAGGCCGCCGTCTGGCACGGCCGCAAGGACATCCGGGTCGAGGACGTGCCGCTGCCGGGCGCGCCGCCCGCCGGCTGGGTTCAGATCAAGGTGCATTGGTGCGGCATCTGCGGGTCCGACCTGCATGAATATGTCGCCGGCCCGGTCTTCATCCCGGTCGACAAGCCCCATCCGCTGACCGGCCTGAAGGGCCAATGCATCCTGGGCCACGAGTTCAGCGGCGAGATCGCGGCGCTGGGCGACGGCGTGACCGGCTTCACCGTCGGCGACCGGGTGGCGGCCGACGCCTGCCAGCATTGCGGCGAGTGCTATTATTGCAAGCACGGCATGTACAACATCTGCGAGAGGCTGGCCTTCACCGGCCTGATGAACAACGGCGCCTTCGCCAGCCTGGTTAATGTCCCGGCGGAACTGCTCTACAGGCTGCCCGACGGCTTCCCGACCGAGGCCGGCGCCCTGATCGAGCCGCTGGCGGTCGGCATGCACGCGGTGAAGAAGGCCGGCAGCATCGTCGGCGAGACGGTGGTGGTGGTCGGCGCCGGCACCATCGGCCTCTGCACCATCATGTGCGCGAAGGCGGCGGGAGCCGGGCGGATCATCGTGCTGGAGATGTCCGCCGCCCGCAAGGCCAAGGCGATGGAGGTCGGCGCGACGGTCGTGCTCGACCCCAAGGAATGCGACGCGGTGGCGGAGGTCAAGGCGCTGACCGGCGGTTACGGCGCCGACGTGTCGTTCGAATGCATCGGGCACCGCGACACGGCGAAGCTCGCCATCGACGTCATCCGCAAGGCCGGCAAGGCGGTGCTGGTCGGCATCTTCGAGGAACCGAGCTCCTTCAACTTCTTCGAGATCGTCGCCACCGAGAAGCAGGTCATCGGCTCGCTGGCCTACAATGGCGAGTTCGCCGACGTCATCCGCTTCATCGCCGACGGCCGGATCGACGTGCAGCCGCTGATCACCGGCCGCATCGCGCTGGACGACATCGTCTCGGGCGGGTTCGAGGAGCTGGTGGCCCACAAGGACCGCAACGTCAAGATCATTGTCCAGCCCGGCCAGCCCGGCCGGGTCGCCGCGCTCGCCGCAGAGCCGGAGCTCGTCCACTGA
- a CDS encoding ATP-NAD kinase family protein — protein MAPVVGIVANPVSARDIRRVVANATSLQIADRANILLRVLAALHACGVRDVLMMPENGGIRAHVERGLMRAKARGEDIYPAIHPVAMPVTGTVADTHRATAEMRRAGVAALVVLGGDGTHRAVAAECGTVPIAGISTGTNNAFPEHREPTITGLATGLAVTGRVPPHIAFAGNKRIDVSLNSGANGGAVTELALVDVALVTERYIGARALWRTENFRELYVTFADPEVIGMSAIAGLLEPVGREESGGLMVRLSPDACADTDRRHGTTTLHAPIAPGMMAAVGVTDWRRMPAGVPFVPEVAAGSIALDGERELSFSERDRLSLTLRDNAFRTVDVAAVMRHAGRNRLLTGTPVPADAAF, from the coding sequence TTGGCTCCGGTCGTCGGCATCGTCGCCAATCCGGTTTCCGCCCGCGACATCCGCCGGGTCGTCGCCAACGCCACCAGCCTGCAGATCGCCGACCGGGCGAACATCCTGCTGCGGGTGTTGGCGGCGCTGCATGCCTGCGGGGTGCGGGACGTGCTGATGATGCCGGAGAATGGCGGCATCCGCGCCCATGTCGAACGCGGGCTGATGCGGGCCAAAGCGCGCGGCGAGGACATCTATCCCGCCATCCATCCCGTTGCCATGCCGGTCACCGGCACCGTCGCCGACACCCACCGCGCCACCGCCGAGATGCGGCGGGCCGGGGTGGCGGCGCTGGTGGTGCTGGGCGGCGACGGCACCCACCGGGCGGTGGCGGCCGAATGCGGGACGGTGCCCATCGCCGGCATCTCCACCGGCACCAACAACGCCTTCCCCGAGCATCGCGAGCCGACCATCACCGGGCTCGCCACCGGGCTGGCGGTCACGGGCCGGGTGCCGCCGCACATCGCCTTCGCCGGCAACAAGCGCATCGACGTGTCCCTCAACAGCGGGGCGAACGGCGGCGCCGTCACCGAACTGGCGCTGGTCGACGTGGCATTGGTGACGGAACGCTACATCGGCGCCCGCGCCCTGTGGCGGACCGAGAATTTCCGCGAGCTCTACGTCACCTTCGCCGATCCCGAGGTGATCGGCATGTCGGCCATCGCCGGCCTGCTGGAGCCGGTCGGCAGGGAGGAGAGCGGCGGCCTGATGGTGCGGCTCTCGCCCGATGCCTGCGCCGATACGGACCGCCGCCATGGCACCACCACGCTCCATGCCCCCATCGCGCCGGGGATGATGGCGGCGGTCGGCGTAACCGACTGGCGCCGCATGCCGGCAGGCGTGCCCTTCGTGCCGGAGGTCGCCGCCGGCTCCATCGCGCTGGATGGCGAGCGCGAACTGTCCTTCAGCGAACGCGACCGGCTGTCGCTGACGCTGCGGGACAACGCCTTCCGCACGGTCGACGTCGCCGCGGTCATGCGGCACGCCGGCCGCAACCGGCTGCTGACCGGCACGCCCGTGCCCGCCGACGCCGCTTTCTAA
- a CDS encoding acetoin dehydrogenase dihydrolipoyllysine-residue acetyltransferase subunit — MLNERIKPIVMPKWGLSMSEGKVTGWLKRPGSTVSLGDELLEVETDKITNVVEAGETGILRRVLGEPGTIYPVKALIAVLADPDVPDDEIDAFIGAYAVPAAGDGDGEAEAEAGPQYHTAETAAGTLRYAKRGDGGPAVLLVHGFGGDLDNWLFTIDALAETATVYALDLPGHGQSTKQVADPSLSGLSKAVLGFLDSVGVERAHFVGHSMGGAVSMRTALDSPGRVASLSLIASAGLGEEIDHGYIQGFVGATSRRDLKPVLETLFADRGLVSRKLVDDLLKYKRLDGVDEALRALSASLFAEGKQAGILAGPIADAKPPTLVVWGEEDRVIPAAHARTLAGTAQVAVLPGAGHMVQMEAAGKVNALLKEHIGKAG, encoded by the coding sequence ATGCTCAACGAGCGCATCAAGCCCATCGTCATGCCGAAATGGGGCCTGTCCATGTCGGAAGGCAAGGTCACCGGCTGGCTGAAGCGGCCGGGATCCACCGTCTCCCTCGGCGATGAGCTGCTGGAGGTCGAGACCGACAAGATCACCAACGTGGTCGAGGCGGGCGAGACCGGCATCCTGCGCCGCGTGCTGGGCGAGCCCGGCACCATCTATCCGGTCAAGGCGCTGATCGCGGTGCTGGCCGACCCCGACGTGCCCGACGACGAGATCGACGCCTTCATCGGCGCCTATGCCGTCCCGGCTGCCGGCGACGGCGATGGCGAGGCCGAGGCCGAGGCCGGCCCGCAATACCACACCGCCGAGACCGCCGCCGGCACCCTGCGCTATGCCAAGCGTGGAGACGGCGGGCCGGCGGTGCTGCTGGTCCACGGCTTCGGCGGCGACCTCGACAACTGGCTGTTCACCATCGATGCGCTGGCGGAGACCGCCACCGTCTACGCGCTCGACCTGCCCGGCCACGGCCAGTCGACCAAGCAGGTCGCCGACCCGAGCCTGTCCGGCCTGTCGAAGGCGGTGCTGGGCTTCCTCGACAGCGTCGGCGTCGAGCGCGCCCATTTCGTCGGCCATTCGATGGGGGGCGCGGTGTCGATGCGCACCGCGCTCGACTCGCCGGGCCGGGTGGCGTCGCTGTCGCTGATCGCCTCGGCCGGGCTGGGCGAGGAGATCGACCACGGCTACATCCAAGGCTTCGTCGGTGCGACATCGCGCCGCGACCTGAAACCGGTGCTGGAGACGCTGTTCGCCGACCGCGGCCTTGTCAGCCGCAAGCTGGTTGACGACCTCTTGAAGTACAAGCGGCTGGACGGCGTGGACGAGGCGCTGCGGGCGCTCTCCGCGTCGCTGTTCGCCGAGGGGAAGCAGGCCGGCATCCTGGCCGGACCCATCGCCGACGCCAAGCCGCCCACCCTGGTCGTGTGGGGCGAGGAGGACCGCGTCATCCCAGCCGCCCACGCCCGGACGCTGGCCGGCACGGCACAGGTCGCCGTGCTGCCCGGCGCCGGCCACATGGTGCAGATGGAGGCCGCCGGCAAGGTGAACGCGCTGCTTAAGGAGCATATCGGCAAGGCTGGCTGA
- a CDS encoding FAD-binding oxidoreductase — protein MTVIATTQPRAALTEEARAELTALLGDRFTTSLPVREHHGKDESYHTPFPPDGVAFANSTEEVSAIVRICATHKLPIIPFGTGTSLEGGIAALAGGITIDLSGMQQILRVSPEDLDVTVQAGVTRKQLNEHLRDTGLFFPIDPGANASLGGMTATRASGTNAVRYGTMRENVLGLTVVLADGRVIKTGGRARKSAAGYDLTRLFVGSEGTLGIITEVTLKLYGIPEAISSAVCAFQSIKGAVDTVIQTIQVGVPVARIELLDEVQIDAVNKYSKLDYAVAPTLFFEFHGTEAGVKEQAEMVAAIAEEHGGMEFAWATRPEDRSKLWQARHDAYYAALALRPGSKGWPTDVCVPISRLADCILETKQDLAESDMLAPMVGHVGDGNFHLVYVLDPENPAELAEAQRLADKMVSRALAMGGTCTGEHGIGYGKMAFLEQEAGEAYNVMGDLKRAFDPENRLNPGKVVRV, from the coding sequence ATGACCGTCATCGCCACCACCCAGCCGCGCGCGGCCCTGACCGAGGAGGCCCGGGCCGAGCTGACGGCTCTGCTGGGCGACCGGTTCACCACCTCCCTGCCGGTGCGCGAGCATCACGGCAAGGACGAGTCCTATCACACGCCCTTCCCGCCGGATGGCGTCGCCTTCGCCAACTCGACCGAAGAGGTCAGCGCGATCGTGAGGATCTGCGCGACGCACAAGCTGCCGATCATCCCCTTCGGCACAGGCACCTCGCTGGAGGGCGGCATCGCGGCGCTGGCCGGCGGCATCACCATCGACCTGTCGGGCATGCAGCAGATCCTGCGCGTCAGCCCGGAGGATCTGGACGTCACCGTCCAGGCCGGCGTGACCCGCAAGCAGCTGAACGAACATCTGCGCGACACCGGCCTGTTCTTCCCCATCGATCCCGGCGCCAACGCCTCGCTCGGCGGCATGACGGCGACCAGGGCCAGCGGCACCAACGCCGTGCGCTACGGCACCATGCGCGAGAATGTCCTCGGGCTGACCGTGGTGCTGGCCGACGGCCGCGTGATCAAGACCGGCGGGCGGGCGCGCAAGTCGGCCGCCGGCTACGACCTGACCCGGCTGTTCGTGGGGTCCGAAGGCACGCTCGGCATCATCACCGAGGTGACGCTGAAGCTCTACGGCATCCCGGAGGCGATCTCGTCGGCGGTCTGCGCCTTCCAGTCGATCAAGGGCGCGGTCGACACCGTGATCCAGACCATCCAGGTCGGCGTTCCGGTCGCCCGCATCGAACTGCTGGACGAGGTGCAGATCGACGCGGTCAACAAATACTCCAAGCTCGACTATGCGGTCGCGCCCACCCTGTTCTTCGAGTTCCACGGCACCGAGGCCGGGGTGAAGGAACAGGCGGAGATGGTCGCTGCCATCGCCGAGGAGCATGGCGGGATGGAGTTCGCCTGGGCCACCCGGCCGGAGGACCGCTCGAAGCTGTGGCAGGCCCGGCACGACGCCTATTACGCCGCGCTGGCGTTGCGTCCGGGATCGAAGGGCTGGCCGACCGACGTCTGTGTGCCGATCTCGCGGCTTGCCGACTGCATCCTGGAGACCAAGCAGGATCTGGCCGAGTCCGACATGCTGGCCCCGATGGTCGGTCATGTCGGCGACGGCAACTTCCACCTCGTCTATGTGCTCGACCCCGAGAATCCGGCCGAACTGGCGGAGGCACAGCGTCTCGCCGACAAGATGGTGTCCCGCGCCCTGGCGATGGGCGGCACCTGCACCGGCGAGCACGGCATCGGCTATGGCAAGATGGCCTTCCTGGAGCAGGAGGCCGGCGAGGCCTACAACGTGATGGGCGACCTCAAGCGGGCCTTCGATCCGGAGAACCGGCTGAATCCGGGCAAGGTGGTGCGGGTGTAA
- the lipA gene encoding lipoyl synthase, whose translation MALPALHVKAARPEHRADRPDWLRARAPAGAAFEDTQSLVRRHRLNTVCEEAACPNIGECWSKRHATVMILGSVCTRACAFCNVATGRPDALDPHEPDRLAEAVGELGLAHVVITSVDRDDLPDGGAAHFARCIRRLRDTAPTTTVEVLTPDFRNKPGAVETVADARPDVYNHNLETVPRLYADVRPGARYYGSLRLLDRAKERDPSIFTKSGLMVGLGEEPAEVLQAMDDLRAAGVDFLTIGQYLRPTPRHHPVARHVTPDEFERYATVARAKGFLMVSATPLTRSSHHAGRDFAELRRAAAKG comes from the coding sequence ATGGCACTGCCCGCGCTGCATGTGAAAGCCGCCCGTCCGGAGCATCGGGCCGACCGGCCGGACTGGCTGCGCGCCCGCGCCCCCGCCGGTGCGGCGTTCGAGGATACGCAATCCCTCGTCCGCCGCCACCGGCTGAACACGGTCTGCGAGGAGGCCGCCTGCCCCAACATCGGCGAGTGCTGGAGCAAGCGGCACGCCACGGTGATGATCCTGGGCAGCGTGTGCACGCGGGCCTGCGCCTTCTGCAACGTCGCCACCGGCCGGCCGGACGCGCTCGACCCCCACGAGCCGGACCGGCTGGCCGAGGCGGTGGGCGAACTGGGCCTCGCCCATGTCGTCATCACCTCGGTCGACCGCGACGACCTGCCCGACGGCGGCGCCGCCCATTTCGCCCGCTGCATCCGCCGCCTGCGCGACACCGCCCCCACCACGACGGTGGAGGTGCTGACCCCCGATTTCCGCAACAAGCCGGGGGCGGTGGAGACGGTGGCCGACGCCCGGCCAGACGTCTACAACCACAATCTGGAAACCGTGCCGCGGCTCTATGCCGATGTCCGGCCGGGAGCCCGCTATTACGGCTCGCTGCGCCTGCTCGACCGGGCGAAGGAACGCGACCCGTCGATCTTCACCAAGTCCGGCCTCATGGTCGGGCTGGGCGAGGAGCCGGCGGAGGTGCTTCAGGCGATGGACGATCTGCGGGCGGCGGGCGTCGATTTCCTGACCATCGGCCAGTATCTCCGCCCCACCCCCCGCCATCACCCGGTCGCCCGCCACGTCACGCCCGACGAGTTCGAGCGTTACGCGACGGTGGCGCGGGCGAAGGGCTTCCTGATGGTGTCGGCGACCCCGCTGACCCGCTCCTCCCACCATGCCGGCCGCGACTTCGCGGAGTTGCGGCGGGCGGCGGCGAAGGGCTGA
- a CDS encoding glucose 1-dehydrogenase → MPDLKDKSIVITGAGRGIGATIARALAADGARLTIADRTEADAAQVAGDIRAAGGTAIAVTVDVRDRAAVRRMIDEAVAAHGRLDVLFNNAGIAQTKPFLDITEDDWHTVNDVNALGVLIGMQEAIKTFRKQGGGGKIINTASIAGKQGYEPLAHYSASKFAVVALTQAAARGFGKEGITANAICPGVVATEMWKIIDQGFRDTGITKAENEAFDMFAAGAVLGRPSRPEDLVGVARFLASSDSDFMTGQSLLVDGGMVFA, encoded by the coding sequence ATGCCCGACCTCAAGGACAAGAGCATCGTCATCACCGGCGCCGGCCGCGGCATCGGCGCCACCATCGCCAGGGCGTTGGCCGCCGACGGCGCCCGCCTGACCATCGCCGACCGCACCGAGGCCGACGCCGCGCAGGTGGCCGGGGACATCCGTGCCGCCGGCGGCACCGCCATCGCCGTCACCGTCGATGTCCGCGACCGCGCCGCCGTCCGCCGCATGATCGACGAGGCGGTTGCCGCCCATGGCCGGCTCGACGTTCTCTTCAACAATGCCGGCATCGCCCAGACCAAGCCCTTCCTCGACATCACCGAGGACGACTGGCACACGGTCAACGACGTGAACGCGCTCGGCGTGCTGATCGGCATGCAGGAGGCGATCAAGACCTTCCGCAAACAGGGCGGCGGCGGCAAGATCATCAACACCGCCTCCATCGCCGGCAAGCAGGGCTACGAGCCGCTGGCCCATTACTCCGCCAGCAAGTTCGCCGTCGTCGCCTTGACCCAGGCCGCCGCCCGCGGCTTCGGCAAGGAGGGCATCACCGCAAACGCCATCTGCCCCGGCGTGGTGGCGACCGAGATGTGGAAGATCATCGACCAGGGCTTCCGCGACACCGGCATCACCAAGGCCGAGAACGAGGCCTTCGACATGTTCGCCGCCGGCGCCGTGCTGGGCCGGCCGTCGCGCCCGGAGGATCTGGTCGGCGTCGCCCGCTTCCTCGCCTCGTCCGACAGCGACTTCATGACCGGCCAGTCGCTGCTGGTCGATGGCGGGATGGTCTTCGCCTGA
- a CDS encoding alpha-ketoacid dehydrogenase subunit beta, with the protein MSRKISMKQAINEALDLEMRRDPTVILMGEDIVGGTGAHGEDDAWGGVLGVTKGLYAKHGNRLMDTPLSESAYIGAAVGAAACGLRPVAELMFLDFMGVCFDQIFNQAAKFRYMFGGKAETPVVIRGMVGAGFRAAAQHSQMLTPLFTHIPGLKVVCPSNAYDAKGLLIQSIRDNDPVIFCEHKNLYGLECEVPAESYAIPFGEANVLRDGDDVTIVSYGLTVHRAMEAAAALAKDGTEAEVIDLRTLSPIDWDTIVESVERTGRLVVVDEAHPRCNLATDIAAFIGQNAFGALKAGVQMVTAPHTPVPFAPSLEDLYVPSADSIAAAVRRTLSPKGASRSIAA; encoded by the coding sequence ATGTCCCGCAAGATCAGCATGAAGCAGGCGATCAACGAGGCCCTGGACCTGGAGATGCGCCGCGACCCGACCGTCATCCTCATGGGCGAGGACATCGTCGGCGGCACCGGCGCCCATGGCGAGGATGACGCCTGGGGCGGCGTGCTGGGCGTCACCAAGGGTCTGTACGCCAAGCATGGCAACCGGCTGATGGACACGCCCTTGTCGGAATCCGCCTATATCGGCGCGGCGGTCGGTGCCGCCGCCTGCGGGTTGCGGCCGGTGGCCGAGCTGATGTTCCTGGACTTCATGGGCGTCTGCTTCGACCAGATCTTCAACCAGGCCGCCAAGTTCCGCTATATGTTCGGCGGCAAGGCCGAGACGCCGGTGGTCATCCGCGGCATGGTCGGGGCGGGATTCCGCGCCGCCGCCCAGCATTCGCAGATGCTGACGCCGCTGTTCACCCACATTCCGGGGCTGAAGGTGGTCTGCCCCAGCAACGCCTACGACGCCAAGGGGCTGCTGATCCAGTCGATCCGCGACAACGACCCCGTCATCTTCTGCGAGCACAAGAACCTCTACGGGCTGGAATGCGAGGTTCCGGCCGAGAGCTACGCCATCCCCTTCGGTGAGGCGAATGTGCTGCGCGACGGCGACGACGTGACCATCGTCAGCTACGGCCTGACCGTCCACCGGGCGATGGAGGCGGCGGCGGCTCTGGCCAAGGACGGCACCGAGGCCGAGGTCATCGACCTGCGCACCCTGTCGCCCATCGACTGGGACACCATCGTCGAGAGCGTCGAGCGTACCGGCCGGCTGGTGGTGGTGGACGAGGCGCATCCGCGCTGCAACCTCGCCACCGACATCGCCGCCTTCATCGGCCAGAACGCCTTCGGCGCGCTGAAGGCCGGGGTGCAGATGGTGACAGCGCCGCACACCCCGGTTCCCTTCGCGCCCTCGCTGGAAGACCTCTACGTCCCCAGCGCCGACAGCATCGCCGCCGCCGTGCGGCGCACGCTGTCGCCCAAGGGGGCGTCGCGGAGCATCGCGGCGTGA